The Desulfoscipio gibsoniae DSM 7213 genome contains a region encoding:
- a CDS encoding nucleoside recognition domain-containing protein has product MVNYIWLGMIVIGVLVAAINGHVEVVTKAALEGAQVAVQTAIDLIAIITLWLGIMKLAEAAGLVRALARMVQPITRFLFPSVPKDHPAMGAIVMNLSANILGLGNASTPMGLIAMQELQKLNRGDPKEATDAMCTFLALNTSCITLIPTTIIGIRLIYGSADPTEIVGTTIFATAAGMTVAVCMDRLLRYLYYRGR; this is encoded by the coding sequence ATGGTTAATTATATTTGGTTGGGTATGATTGTTATTGGAGTGCTGGTGGCGGCCATCAACGGGCATGTGGAGGTGGTCACCAAAGCGGCTCTGGAAGGTGCACAGGTGGCTGTTCAAACAGCCATCGACCTTATCGCAATAATTACATTGTGGCTGGGCATCATGAAGCTGGCTGAGGCCGCCGGGCTAGTGCGGGCGCTGGCCAGGATGGTGCAGCCTATTACCAGATTTCTTTTCCCCAGCGTGCCCAAAGATCACCCGGCCATGGGTGCCATTGTCATGAACCTGAGCGCCAACATACTCGGGTTAGGCAATGCCTCTACCCCGATGGGCCTGATTGCCATGCAAGAGCTGCAAAAATTAAACCGTGGGGACCCTAAAGAGGCCACTGATGCCATGTGTACTTTTCTGGCTCTAAATACTTCCTGTATCACACTTATTCCCACCACTATTATTGGCATTAGATTGATATACGGCTCGGCAGATCCCACCGAGATTGTGGGCACCACTATTTTCGCCACAGCGGCCGGCATGACAGTGGCTGTCTGCATGGATAGGTTGTTGCGTTACCTATATTATCGTGGGAGGTGA
- a CDS encoding FAD-dependent oxidoreductase → MQVIVVGGGWAGCASAYAAKKAGADVILLEKTDMLLGTGLVGGIMCNNGRFTALEEARALGGADFVSLIESVFRHRYVNFPGHMHAMLYDVTKIEPVVRNFLSRCGITIKLQTRMTDVFASDGYIRGIVTANDEILRGDVFVDTTGSAGPAKNCTRFGSGCAMCILRCPSFGPRVSLTARAGLPEIRAGESFAQFEAMSGSCKLDKGSLDANLVRKLERDGVLVISLPPSMYKDELLSSKACQQYALTEYARNLVILDTGHAKLMTPFFPLEKLRTLEGFANARYADPYSGGRGNSVRFMAMCQCNDALQVEGVKNLFCAGEKTGPLVGHTEAIVTGFIAGHNAVRLLAGLDPLVIPNELATGDIIAYMHREIREPAGLSNKYTFSGSIYFERMQEKGLYSTATAEIYERVRKAGLYLVFDKELVLFKK, encoded by the coding sequence ATGCAAGTTATTGTAGTGGGAGGCGGCTGGGCCGGCTGTGCATCCGCGTATGCAGCTAAAAAAGCCGGTGCAGATGTAATATTGCTGGAGAAAACTGATATGCTGTTGGGGACCGGCTTAGTGGGCGGCATTATGTGTAACAACGGCCGGTTTACCGCCCTGGAGGAAGCTCGTGCACTGGGCGGCGCGGATTTCGTTTCATTAATTGAATCAGTATTTAGACACCGGTATGTCAACTTTCCGGGACATATGCATGCCATGCTTTATGACGTCACTAAAATTGAACCGGTAGTCAGGAATTTTTTATCCCGGTGTGGCATTACTATAAAACTACAAACCAGAATGACGGATGTTTTTGCCAGTGATGGTTACATAAGGGGGATAGTAACAGCCAATGACGAAATATTACGCGGTGATGTTTTTGTAGATACCACAGGATCAGCAGGACCGGCCAAAAACTGCACTCGCTTCGGCAGCGGGTGCGCCATGTGCATACTGCGCTGCCCAAGTTTCGGACCGCGGGTCAGCCTGACAGCCAGAGCGGGACTCCCGGAAATTAGGGCTGGAGAAAGCTTTGCCCAGTTTGAAGCCATGAGTGGTTCCTGCAAGCTGGATAAAGGTTCGCTGGATGCAAATTTAGTACGAAAACTGGAACGCGACGGGGTACTGGTTATTTCTTTGCCGCCCTCTATGTACAAGGACGAATTACTAAGCAGCAAAGCATGCCAGCAATACGCCCTAACAGAATACGCCAGGAATTTGGTGATTTTGGACACCGGGCACGCCAAATTAATGACACCCTTTTTCCCATTAGAGAAATTGCGCACGCTAGAGGGATTCGCCAACGCCCGTTATGCCGACCCTTATTCGGGGGGCAGGGGTAATTCAGTGCGTTTTATGGCCATGTGCCAATGCAATGATGCACTACAGGTGGAAGGCGTTAAAAACTTGTTTTGCGCCGGGGAAAAAACCGGACCTCTGGTGGGACACACTGAAGCCATCGTAACCGGCTTTATAGCAGGTCATAACGCTGTACGGCTGCTGGCCGGACTGGATCCACTGGTAATACCGAATGAATTGGCCACAGGAGATATTATCGCATATATGCACAGGGAAATCAGAGAACCTGCGGGATTAAGCAATAAGTATACTTTTTCCGGATCAATATACTTCGAAAGAATGCAAGAAAAGGGCCTATACAGTACCGCCACCGCAGAAATATATGAGAGGGTACGTAAGGCTGGATTATATCTAGTATTCGATAAGGAATTGGTATTATTTAAAAAATAA
- the ytfJ gene encoding GerW family sporulation protein: MPEQTHPIEGLMKTAMESIKEMVDVNTVVGDPVETPDGSVIIPISRVACGFGAGGGEFDYGSGEKDQDGESQMPGFGGGSGAGVSVKPVGFLVAGNGQVRLIPVDGNATLDRLIDLAPQVFNQIQSLLDRRSDQKVDRGALT, from the coding sequence ATGCCTGAACAAACACACCCCATTGAGGGTCTTATGAAAACAGCAATGGAAAGTATTAAAGAAATGGTTGATGTAAATACCGTGGTTGGTGATCCTGTCGAGACACCCGACGGAAGCGTGATTATTCCCATATCCAGGGTAGCCTGCGGCTTTGGTGCGGGCGGTGGTGAATTTGATTATGGTAGTGGCGAGAAGGATCAGGACGGCGAAAGCCAGATGCCTGGTTTTGGTGGTGGCAGCGGTGCCGGTGTTTCCGTAAAACCTGTAGGGTTTCTGGTGGCAGGCAACGGTCAGGTACGTTTGATACCTGTGGATGGCAATGCAACGCTGGACAGGCTGATCGACCTGGCCCCTCAGGTATTTAACCAGATTCAAAGCTTGCTGGACCGTCGCTCCGACCAAAAAGTTGATCGCGGCGCGTTAACCTGA
- a CDS encoding DUF2953 domain-containing protein, translated as MWYLTILAPVLILLLLLLVSPVTVHISYALKENDDSEPNTTLNLSTPGTGVSLSFMWGLFKLRLRLSSIKLVYGTFAPVFKLRARLARRSGSVIDREKTSISASRIIDMYKQIVNIYRATEPAYRYMLSATKLHQFSWCTRLGMYQADQTGMAVGLLWIAKSNTAAYLYRLLKKPSPKPELEIIPVFNARLVATRINCVFSLRSVNMVITCLMAAWLYLKNKEKKFGA; from the coding sequence ATGTGGTACTTAACAATATTAGCACCGGTGCTGATTTTGCTTTTGTTGCTGCTGGTCTCACCGGTTACCGTGCATATAAGTTACGCCCTTAAAGAAAATGATGACTCAGAACCCAATACGACATTAAACCTCTCCACGCCCGGCACCGGTGTAAGCTTATCTTTTATGTGGGGTTTATTCAAGTTGCGCCTGCGGCTATCTTCGATCAAGCTGGTATACGGTACCTTTGCTCCCGTTTTTAAACTGCGGGCCAGGTTGGCCAGACGCTCCGGTTCTGTTATAGACAGGGAAAAAACCAGCATTTCAGCCAGCCGAATTATTGATATGTATAAGCAAATAGTAAATATTTACCGTGCCACCGAGCCGGCCTACCGGTATATGCTTTCAGCGACCAAACTGCACCAGTTTAGCTGGTGCACCCGGTTGGGCATGTATCAGGCGGATCAAACCGGCATGGCGGTGGGGTTGCTTTGGATTGCCAAAAGCAACACTGCCGCATATTTGTATCGCCTGCTTAAAAAGCCGTCACCCAAGCCTGAACTGGAAATAATACCGGTTTTCAACGCCCGCCTGGTGGCTACTCGTATAAACTGTGTGTTTAGTTTGCGATCCGTAAACATGGTCATAACGTGCTTAATGGCGGCATGGCTTTACCTGAAGAACAAGGAAAAGAAATTTGGCGCCTAA
- the trpS gene encoding tryptophan--tRNA ligase, which produces MRILSGIQPSGALHLGNYFGMMNRMVNYQQNNELFCFLVNYHALTSVFDANLLRKQTFDAASDFLALGLDPDKAVFWVQADVPEVTELTWLLSNITGIGLLERCHSYKDKTAKGIPASHGLFSYPVLMAADILLYGADKVPVGKDQKQHLEVARDLAIRFNNTYGETFVVPEPDIEEDFATVPGIDGQKMSKSYGNTIEIFADEKSLRKKIMSIKTDSTPVDEPKPIEGNILFDLYALFLDEKGKADLKERFITPGLKYGDIKKEIFEVIRDYFAPYKKERDRLAGDKKYVMETMQKGARKARQAAAVYLERARRNVGLDYNNF; this is translated from the coding sequence ATGCGCATTCTTTCTGGTATTCAGCCCTCAGGCGCTCTGCACTTGGGTAACTATTTCGGTATGATGAACAGGATGGTCAATTACCAGCAAAACAACGAGCTGTTTTGCTTTTTAGTAAATTACCATGCCTTGACCTCTGTTTTTGATGCCAATCTGTTAAGAAAACAAACCTTCGATGCAGCCAGCGATTTTCTAGCCCTGGGCCTTGACCCCGATAAGGCGGTGTTTTGGGTTCAGGCGGATGTGCCCGAGGTTACGGAACTGACCTGGTTGTTATCAAATATAACCGGCATAGGGCTGCTGGAACGCTGCCACTCCTATAAGGATAAAACTGCCAAGGGTATTCCGGCCAGCCACGGGTTATTCTCCTACCCCGTGCTGATGGCTGCCGATATACTGCTGTACGGGGCCGATAAAGTGCCCGTGGGCAAAGACCAAAAGCAGCACCTGGAGGTGGCCAGGGATTTAGCCATCAGGTTTAATAATACTTACGGTGAAACCTTTGTGGTGCCCGAGCCGGATATTGAGGAGGATTTTGCTACCGTACCGGGCATCGATGGCCAAAAAATGTCCAAGTCCTATGGAAATACCATAGAAATCTTTGCTGATGAAAAATCATTGCGCAAAAAGATCATGAGCATTAAAACCGATTCCACACCGGTGGACGAGCCCAAGCCCATCGAAGGCAATATACTTTTTGATCTCTATGCTTTGTTCCTTGATGAAAAGGGCAAGGCCGATTTAAAGGAAAGGTTTATTACCCCAGGTTTGAAATATGGCGATATTAAGAAGGAGATCTTTGAAGTGATCCGAGACTACTTTGCTCCTTATAAAAAAGAGAGGGATAGACTGGCCGGCGATAAAAAATATGTAATGGAAACTATGCAAAAGGGTGCTCGCAAGGCCAGGCAGGCGGCCGCAGTTTACCTGGAGCGAGCCCGCCGCAATGTAGGGCTTGATTATAATAATTTTTAA
- a CDS encoding site-2 protease family protein, with protein MLDLPSLSELVLLLPAILIGLTFHEYAHGWMAHRLGDDTARNQGRLTLNPLAHIDPVGFLMLILFKFGWAKPVPVNPYNLRTDPARGMLLVSLAGPVANLLVALVASILLGIGLLQLVPYAEYFYYVLYLTLQINVILAFFNLIPVPPLDGSKILAGLFPRQSQFIYGMETYGTIILLILLFTGVLGKVLWPLVSFVVDIFLMIGKVI; from the coding sequence ATGTTAGATTTGCCCAGCTTGTCTGAATTAGTGCTTTTACTGCCTGCTATATTAATTGGTCTGACCTTTCACGAGTACGCCCACGGGTGGATGGCTCACCGGTTGGGCGATGATACCGCCAGGAACCAGGGACGGTTGACCCTTAATCCCCTGGCTCACATTGACCCGGTGGGTTTTCTGATGCTGATACTGTTTAAGTTTGGCTGGGCTAAGCCGGTTCCAGTCAATCCGTATAATTTACGTACCGATCCGGCCCGGGGCATGCTGTTGGTATCGCTGGCCGGACCCGTTGCCAATTTGTTGGTGGCGCTGGTGGCATCCATATTGTTGGGTATTGGGCTGCTCCAGCTGGTTCCGTACGCTGAATATTTTTATTATGTATTATATCTGACCCTGCAGATCAATGTGATACTGGCCTTTTTCAACCTGATACCCGTGCCCCCGCTGGATGGCTCCAAAATATTAGCCGGGCTGTTTCCGAGACAATCTCAGTTTATTTACGGTATGGAAACTTACGGGACCATTATATTGCTGATACTGCTTTTTACCGGGGTGCTGGGCAAGGTTTTATGGCCTCTGGTCAGCTTTGTGGTCGATATATTTTTAATGATAGGTAAAGTAATATAA